From Nicotiana tabacum cultivar K326 chromosome 20, ASM71507v2, whole genome shotgun sequence, one genomic window encodes:
- the LOC142174640 gene encoding uncharacterized protein LOC142174640 produces the protein MDKGLNRETDYSYFGHYIQPCTCPLNKGFPKIGISGWEYLEEYEVTGALDLEPVTASIDVYPSLLTHHGMAAWYPRLVEIPILVPDSDKIQRHALLLMGYRVDLFGIPYYIGKGAWTVDSWMNGYIRVRRDFVKFIVKIRGQIFWREDGIREFLQVNSVM, from the exons ATGGATAAGGGATTGAATAGGGAGACTGATTATTCCTATTTTGGCCATTACATACAACCATGCACATGTCCTTTGAATAAG GGCTTCCCGAAAATTGGAATttcgggttgggaatatctagagGAGTATGAAGTGACTGGTGCTTTGGATCTTGAGCCTGTTACTGCTTCAATTGATGTTTATCCATCCTTGCTTACCCATCACGGAATG GCTGCTTGGTACCCTAGGTTAGTTGAGATCCCCATCTTGGTTCCGGATTCAGACAAAATTCAACGCCATGCCCTTCTCCTTATGGGGTATCGTGTAGACTTATTTGGCATTCCCTATTACATTGGGAAGGGCGCTTGGACAGTTGATTCTTGGATGAATGGGTACATCCGAGTTCGTCGTGACTTCGTGAAATTTATTGTGAAGATTAGGGGCCAAATATTTTGGAGGGAAGATGGAATTAGAGAATTTTTACAAGTGAATTCTGTTATGTAA